The following is a genomic window from Polyangia bacterium.
TTGAACGAAGAGGTGCGTATGACCCGCGACATCGGTCTTTTCGGCGTCGATCTCTTCAGCGTGCTCATCGCCGTGTTCGTGGGCGTGAACCTGCTTTACAAGGAGCTGGACCTCAAGACCGTCTACACCATCCTGCCGAAGCCCATCGCCCGCTGGCAGTTCGTGCTGGGCAAGTGGCTCGGCATGCTGCTCACGCTGGGCATCCAGATCGTCGTGATGGGCGTGGTGCTGGGGCTGACCCTGCTGGCGCAAGGCGGACGGCCCGATGGCGCGCTGACCAAATCGTTGTGGCTGCTGTTCGTCAACGTCACCATCGTGACGTCGGTGGCCTTGCTGTTCTCGTCGTTTTCCAGCCCATTTTTGTCGGGGTTTTTCTCGCTGGGAGTTTTCGTGGTCGGGCGATCGGTGCCCGACCTGCGCCAGATCGCCGCCAAGGCCGGCGGCAGCGCCGGGCGGGCGGTCGAGCTGGCGTCGACGGTGCTACCCAACCTGCACCTTTTCTATCCGTCGGGCGCGGTGATCGGCGCGGGCACCGGGACCCGGTCCGCGCTGCTGATTGGCGCCAGCTATCTGACCTGGACCACACTTTATGGTCTGGGGTATTCGCTGCTGGTGCTGGCCTTGTCGATGATCATCTTCGCGCGCCGGGACTTCGTCTGATGTCGGCGCTGCTCCAGGTGCGATCGCTGGTGCCGGCCGATGTCCCGGCGGCAGCGCAGATCCTGTTCGACGCCTTCGGCGCCGTGTATCGCCAGCGCGGCCACACGCCGCCCTTCCCGACGCTGGAGAGCGCGGCCTGGTTGTGCCGCGCCTATCTGGATCTCGATCCCGGCGGTTGCGCCCTGGTCGAACAGCGGGGCTTGCCGCTGGGCGTGGGATTCGCTCACCCGCGGGGCGCCACCACCAGCATCGGTCCGGTGGCGGCGCGCCCTGGTGCCACGCGCGGGATCGGCCGGGCGTTGATGGCCCACTTTTCCGCCATGGCCCAGCGAAGCACCAGCGTTCGGCTTTTTCAGGACAGCTTCAACCCCGATTCGTTCGGCCTTTACACGCGCATGGACTACGCAGTGGTCGACGTGGCGCCGTACCTTTTG
Proteins encoded in this region:
- a CDS encoding ABC transporter permease subunit, giving the protein MNRRSPVLAIARNTFREAARNKILYSLLFFAVLLILSAIAVGQLSLNEEVRMTRDIGLFGVDLFSVLIAVFVGVNLLYKELDLKTVYTILPKPIARWQFVLGKWLGMLLTLGIQIVVMGVVLGLTLLAQGGRPDGALTKSLWLLFVNVTIVTSVALLFSSFSSPFLSGFFSLGVFVVGRSVPDLRQIAAKAGGSAGRAVELASTVLPNLHLFYPSGAVIGAGTGTRSALLIGASYLTWTTLYGLGYSLLVLALSMIIFARRDFV